One genomic region from Anabaena sp. PCC 7108 encodes:
- a CDS encoding DUF29 family protein: MTQELIDLRNSITEGRYTDALAIVDELEGMSKQAIIRNIQAFLKILLIHLIKNQVEQRLTNSWIASIRNSVIEIKKLNLKDNKKSHYINQDEWQIYLEDEITLAIADASLEVLNGTLKRQQLSQILNKPQLILNATELLAMTYNYPNRELPDVIDSYLTQLPGGEDWNNG; the protein is encoded by the coding sequence ATGACACAAGAATTAATCGACCTCAGAAATAGCATTACAGAAGGACGTTACACAGATGCTTTAGCAATTGTGGATGAATTAGAGGGAATGAGTAAACAAGCAATTATACGTAATATTCAAGCTTTTCTAAAGATATTGCTGATTCATTTAATTAAAAATCAAGTTGAGCAAAGATTAACAAATTCTTGGATTGCGTCTATTCGTAATTCAGTGATAGAAATCAAAAAACTCAACCTAAAAGATAACAAAAAATCTCATTACATCAATCAAGATGAATGGCAAATTTACCTAGAAGATGAAATTACACTAGCAATAGCAGATGCAAGTTTAGAGGTTTTGAATGGGACTTTAAAAAGACAGCAACTTTCGCAAATATTAAATAAACCCCAACTAATATTAAATGCAACTGAGTTATTAGCAATGACATATAATTATCCAAATAGAGAATTACCAGATGTTATAGATAGTTATCTTACTCAATTACCAGGTGGTGAAGATTGGAACAATGGCTAG
- a CDS encoding DNA cytosine methyltransferase has product MSTPLIFSFFSGSGFLDLGFETTGYKIAYVNEIFPPFMSAYRYSREILKLPSPEYGYHQGEGADVSKLIVGTPAQKLNELVKDSRKSNHIIGFIGGPPCPDFSIGGKNKGHLGDNGKLSESYIELICQNLPDFFLFENVKGLWRTTKHRLFYESLKNKLQQAGYILTERLINSIEYGVPQDRDRIILIGFRNNFLKNIGIEDDFTFPWEKYIKYPQNKVFAYPWNKSQAFQEDSIIICPDNIPQELTVEYWFRKNNVLNHPNAKHYFQPRAGKIKFATIEEGDDSKKSFKRLHRWRYSPTACYGNNEVHLHPYKVRRISVAEALAIQSLPANFSLPENMSLTNMFKTVGNGVPYLAAQALAQNILDFLAPGNKPA; this is encoded by the coding sequence ATGTCTACCCCTCTTATCTTCTCCTTCTTCTCCGGTTCAGGATTCCTCGACTTAGGCTTTGAAACCACAGGCTATAAAATCGCATACGTCAACGAAATCTTCCCCCCATTCATGTCCGCATATCGCTATTCACGGGAAATTCTCAAACTCCCATCTCCTGAATATGGATATCATCAAGGTGAAGGCGCAGACGTAAGCAAATTAATAGTAGGAACACCAGCACAAAAATTAAATGAATTAGTCAAAGATTCCCGTAAATCAAATCATATAATTGGCTTTATCGGTGGTCCACCATGTCCTGATTTTTCTATTGGTGGAAAAAATAAAGGACATTTAGGTGATAATGGTAAACTATCAGAATCTTATATTGAGTTGATTTGTCAAAACTTACCCGATTTCTTTTTATTTGAAAATGTCAAAGGTTTATGGAGGACAACCAAACACCGGTTATTTTATGAATCATTAAAAAACAAATTACAACAAGCAGGTTATATTTTAACAGAACGGTTAATTAATTCTATTGAATATGGTGTACCTCAAGATAGAGACAGAATTATTTTAATTGGCTTTAGAAATAATTTCCTCAAAAATATAGGAATTGAAGATGATTTTACATTTCCTTGGGAAAAATATATTAAATATCCTCAAAATAAAGTATTTGCATATCCTTGGAATAAAAGCCAAGCATTTCAAGAAGATTCTATAATTATTTGTCCTGATAATATTCCTCAAGAATTAACCGTTGAATATTGGTTTAGAAAAAATAACGTTCTCAATCATCCCAACGCCAAACATTATTTTCAACCAAGAGCAGGTAAAATTAAATTTGCTACTATTGAAGAAGGAGATGATTCTAAAAAGTCATTTAAACGTTTGCATAGATGGCGTTATTCACCAACAGCCTGTTATGGTAATAATGAAGTACATTTACATCCTTATAAAGTGCGACGTATTTCTGTTGCGGAAGCTTTAGCCATACAATCTTTACCCGCTAATTTTTCACTTCCAGAAAATATGTCACTTACAAATATGTTTAAAACAGTTGGTAATGGTGTGCCATACTTAGCAGCACAAGCATTAGCTCAAAATATCCTTGATTTTTTAGCACCTGGTAATAAACCCGCCTAA
- a CDS encoding asparaginase gives MTMGKRTQATALEVRLLREGIIESRHIVQAVVSDERGRTLSVAGNAETAAFVRSALKPFQALAVTTTGTLERYELSDRDLAIITSSHKGSIEQVRQVFNIMWRADLDPTMLQCPIPQGKNSPLEYNCSGKHAGMLAVCQQRHWPLTSYLDRKHPVQQLIITKVAELLRMPAEEFLTAHDDCGAPTYLMQLSQMASLYAVLASSNNLDMERIVRAMNHHPNMVAGEGEFDTELMRLAPSELVSKAGAEGVQCIGRLGEGMGLAIKVMDGAKRAKYAVAIHLLQQLGWITPSVAQSLSEKFMNLGKYKRLEVIGELSFL, from the coding sequence ATGACAATGGGAAAACGAACTCAAGCCACAGCACTGGAAGTCCGGTTGCTGCGGGAAGGTATTATCGAATCTCGGCATATAGTCCAGGCTGTTGTCAGCGATGAACGGGGACGGACTCTTTCTGTCGCTGGCAATGCTGAAACAGCCGCCTTTGTCCGTTCTGCCCTCAAACCATTTCAAGCCCTGGCTGTCACCACCACAGGTACACTGGAACGCTATGAACTCAGCGATCGCGACTTAGCAATTATCACCAGTTCCCACAAAGGCAGCATAGAACAGGTACGGCAGGTATTTAACATTATGTGGCGGGCTGATCTTGACCCCACTATGCTCCAATGTCCCATTCCTCAAGGTAAAAACAGTCCTTTAGAATATAACTGCTCTGGTAAACACGCGGGAATGTTAGCCGTTTGTCAGCAACGTCATTGGCCTTTAACTAGCTACTTGGATCGTAAACACCCAGTCCAGCAGTTAATTATCACCAAAGTGGCAGAATTGCTAAGAATGCCAGCAGAAGAATTTCTCACCGCCCATGATGACTGTGGCGCACCCACATATTTGATGCAACTCAGTCAAATGGCATCTTTATATGCTGTGCTGGCCTCCAGCAATAACTTGGACATGGAACGCATTGTCCGCGCCATGAACCATCATCCCAACATGGTAGCTGGAGAAGGGGAATTTGACACCGAATTGATGCGCCTAGCTCCCAGCGAACTTGTCAGCAAAGCTGGAGCAGAAGGTGTGCAGTGCATCGGCCGACTTGGTGAAGGCATGGGATTGGCAATTAAAGTCATGGATGGTGCTAAACGGGCAAAATATGCCGTCGCCATTCACCTGTTGCAACAACTGGGCTGGATTACTCCCAGCGTTGCCCAGAGCCTATCTGAGAAGTTTATGAACCTTGGAAAATACAAGCGTTTAGAAGTAATTGGAGAATTATCGTTTTTATAG
- a CDS encoding glycosyltransferase family 4 protein, protein MRILIYSYNYHPEPIGIAPLMTELAEGLVKRGHQVRVVTAMPNYPERQIYQEYRGKFYVTEHKNGVQIQRSYVWIRPQPNLLDRVMLDGSFVITSFFPAIIGWRPDVILSTSPSLPVCVPAALLGWLRACPVILNLQDILPEAAIHVGLLKNKLLIKIFTELEKFAYASATKISVITEGFVENLISKSVPADKIIQIPNWVDVNFISPLPKEDNPFRAVHNLNGKFVVLYSGNIALTQGLETVIKAAVKLRDITEIALVIVGEAKGLQRLQQQCLDWGADNVLLLPFQARKDLPQMLAAADVGLVVQKKNVISFNMPSKIQVLLASGSALVGSVPENGTAARAIKQSGGGLIVPPEDPQALATAILDLYHNPEKVKTLGEKSRQYAVENYSFEQALNQYESLCYSLTADGKAIQPKVVRKQEV, encoded by the coding sequence ATGCGGATTTTAATCTATTCCTACAATTACCACCCAGAGCCTATTGGTATTGCCCCACTAATGACTGAATTAGCAGAGGGACTAGTGAAGCGTGGACACCAAGTACGCGTAGTCACAGCTATGCCTAACTACCCTGAACGTCAAATTTATCAAGAATATCGCGGTAAATTTTATGTGACCGAACATAAAAATGGTGTTCAAATTCAACGCAGTTATGTATGGATTCGTCCACAGCCCAACCTGTTAGATCGGGTGATGCTAGATGGTAGTTTTGTGATCACCAGCTTTTTTCCAGCAATTATCGGCTGGCGGCCAGATGTCATTCTTTCTACATCTCCATCTCTGCCAGTGTGCGTACCTGCTGCACTTTTAGGATGGTTACGCGCCTGTCCAGTGATCTTAAATCTACAAGACATATTACCAGAAGCCGCTATCCACGTCGGCTTGCTAAAAAATAAATTACTGATCAAAATATTTACAGAATTAGAAAAATTTGCTTACGCCTCGGCCACAAAAATTAGCGTTATTACTGAGGGATTTGTAGAAAACTTGATCTCAAAGAGTGTACCAGCTGACAAAATTATCCAAATTCCCAACTGGGTTGACGTGAATTTTATCAGCCCATTACCAAAAGAGGATAACCCTTTCCGTGCTGTACATAACCTAAATGGGAAATTTGTGGTCTTATATTCAGGGAATATCGCCCTCACACAAGGCTTAGAAACAGTTATTAAAGCTGCGGTCAAACTACGTGATATTACAGAAATTGCGTTGGTAATTGTTGGTGAAGCCAAAGGGTTACAGCGTTTACAACAACAATGTTTAGACTGGGGTGCTGATAACGTTTTATTATTACCCTTTCAAGCCCGTAAAGATTTACCACAAATGTTGGCAGCAGCAGATGTAGGTTTGGTAGTGCAGAAGAAAAATGTCATATCTTTTAATATGCCCTCCAAAATTCAAGTATTACTTGCCAGCGGCAGCGCATTAGTAGGATCTGTACCTGAAAATGGTACAGCAGCTAGAGCAATTAAACAAAGCGGTGGTGGACTTATTGTTCCTCCAGAAGACCCCCAAGCCTTAGCTACAGCAATTTTAGACCTCTATCACAACCCAGAAAAGGTAAAAACTCTGGGTGAGAAGAGTCGTCAATATGCTGTGGAGAATTATTCTTTTGAGCAAGCTTTAAATCAGTATGAGTCGTTGTGTTACTCTTTAACCGCAGACGGTAAAGCAATTCAGCCTAAAGTAGTCAGAAAACAGGAAGTTTAA
- a CDS encoding 7-carboxy-7-deazaguanine synthase QueE, giving the protein MIANTRVKPTARLVEVFSAIQGEGLNVGTRQIFIRFGLCDLRCHFCDSAHTWNAPSVCKIERSPGLRDFELHSNPVSLAILIEWVERQNLPSLHDSISLTGGEPLLHAPFLAQFLPSVRSLTHLPIYLETGGHRPEQLAIILPYIDSVGMDLKLPSVSGESHWTEHQKSLQLCFDANLEVFVKIIVSQRTDPDELERSALLVAGISQDIPIFLQPVTPLAESEQFSQVPVVAPSPDQILAWQTLMKKFVKQVRVIPQTHKMLKQL; this is encoded by the coding sequence ATGATTGCTAACACTAGAGTTAAACCTACCGCACGCCTGGTTGAAGTTTTTTCTGCTATTCAAGGGGAAGGACTGAATGTCGGGACACGTCAGATTTTTATTCGCTTTGGTCTTTGTGACTTGCGTTGTCACTTTTGCGATAGCGCCCATACATGGAATGCACCTTCTGTGTGTAAGATAGAGCGTTCACCTGGATTACGAGATTTTGAACTTCATTCTAATCCGGTCTCACTAGCTATTTTAATCGAATGGGTGGAAAGGCAAAATTTACCTTCTCTACACGATAGCATCAGCTTAACGGGGGGAGAACCACTTCTTCATGCCCCATTTTTGGCGCAATTTTTACCCTCTGTGCGATCGCTTACCCATCTACCTATATATTTGGAAACAGGCGGACATCGCCCAGAGCAATTGGCTATAATTCTTCCATACATTGACTCTGTAGGCATGGATTTAAAACTGCCTAGTGTGAGTGGTGAAAGTCATTGGACAGAACACCAAAAATCCCTCCAACTATGCTTTGACGCAAATTTAGAGGTTTTTGTGAAAATAATTGTCTCTCAAAGGACAGATCCTGATGAATTGGAACGTTCTGCTTTATTAGTAGCTGGTATATCTCAGGATATCCCTATATTTCTGCAACCTGTGACACCTTTGGCGGAATCGGAACAATTCAGTCAAGTACCTGTTGTAGCTCCTTCTCCAGACCAAATTTTAGCATGGCAAACTTTGATGAAGAAGTTTGTTAAACAAGTGCGGGTGATTCCCCAGACCCATAAAATGCTCAAGCAGTTGTAA
- the recO gene encoding DNA repair protein RecO, translating to MSRTYKATGINLKTQALGESDKIVTILTQEFGLIRAVAPGARKHNSSLGGRSGMFIVNELLISQGRNLDTITQAQTIKTYPGLTKDLGKLAASQYLAEIVLCQALSEQPQEELYELFNEHLQRLESLPKTEGLDVIAHLSQGVFHLLSLAGLTPQVQFCCLTQLPLIPDLTNPNWKVGFSIPAGGTVCLQAWESLRTEREKERRNLPNPQSPVPKPQNPSYETVVHHQDIPVISGRLNAKELFMLQHLSQPEIMQIDAATDSGWLSVEQILRQYAQYHFGRPIRSATLIDSYFAANHDAIV from the coding sequence ATGAGTAGAACTTACAAAGCAACTGGCATTAATCTCAAAACTCAGGCGCTAGGCGAGTCAGATAAAATAGTCACAATTTTGACCCAAGAATTTGGTTTGATTCGCGCGGTTGCACCTGGGGCGCGTAAACATAACTCCAGCTTGGGTGGTAGAAGTGGGATGTTTATTGTCAATGAATTACTGATTTCCCAAGGGCGAAATTTAGATACAATTACCCAAGCGCAAACTATAAAAACCTATCCGGGTCTAACTAAAGACCTAGGAAAATTAGCTGCTAGTCAATATTTAGCTGAAATAGTCTTGTGTCAGGCTTTAAGCGAACAACCCCAAGAAGAACTTTATGAATTATTTAATGAACATCTTCAGCGGTTGGAAAGTTTACCTAAAACAGAAGGATTAGATGTAATTGCACATCTATCTCAAGGAGTATTTCATCTTTTATCTTTAGCAGGATTAACGCCGCAAGTCCAATTTTGTTGCTTAACCCAGCTTCCCCTTATCCCAGACTTAACAAACCCCAACTGGAAAGTAGGATTTAGTATTCCTGCGGGGGGAACAGTTTGTTTACAGGCTTGGGAAAGTTTACGAACAGAAAGGGAAAAAGAAAGAAGAAATTTACCCAATCCCCAATCACCAGTACCAAAGCCCCAAAACCCTAGCTATGAAACGGTTGTGCATCACCAAGACATACCAGTAATTTCTGGTCGTCTGAATGCGAAAGAACTGTTTATGCTCCAACATTTGTCGCAACCAGAGATAATGCAAATAGATGCAGCCACAGATTCTGGCTGGTTATCTGTTGAGCAGATTTTGCGCCAGTATGCCCAATATCACTTTGGTCGCCCTATTCGCTCTGCCACTTTGATTGATTCTTATTTTGCCGCCAACCATGATGCAATCGTCTGA
- a CDS encoding CGLD27 family protein, whose amino-acid sequence MMRSSVSNCPVPTEQQPLNEYEELKNSWLFRDSILSRRGYLTKIFWIWGWSWLVAGPVAAASFPPHKYIVHFLLCGAATASLGVVLVLVRLYLGWYYVRDRLYSQTVFYEESGWYDGQTWTKPQEVISRDRLIVSYEIKPILQRLQFTFAGLALMYLIGTIIWHFS is encoded by the coding sequence ATGATGAGATCCTCGGTTTCTAATTGCCCCGTTCCTACAGAGCAACAACCGCTTAATGAATACGAAGAGCTAAAAAACTCCTGGCTATTTCGAGATAGCATCTTAAGCAGGCGCGGGTATCTGACAAAAATATTTTGGATTTGGGGTTGGTCATGGCTGGTAGCAGGCCCAGTAGCTGCGGCCAGCTTTCCTCCACATAAGTATATTGTTCATTTTCTCCTCTGTGGAGCCGCAACGGCCAGTTTAGGGGTAGTGTTGGTATTGGTGCGGTTGTATTTAGGCTGGTACTATGTACGCGATCGCCTTTACAGTCAGACAGTCTTTTATGAAGAATCAGGCTGGTATGACGGACAAACCTGGACAAAACCCCAAGAAGTCATCTCCCGCGATCGCTTGATTGTCTCCTACGAAATTAAACCCATCCTCCAACGCCTACAATTTACCTTTGCTGGCCTAGCTCTTATGTATCTTATTGGTACTATAATTTGGCATTTCTCGTAA
- a CDS encoding anti-sigma factor antagonist (This anti-anti-sigma factor, or anti-sigma factor antagonist, belongs to a family that includes characterized members SpoIIAA, RsbV, RsfA, and RsfB.) has protein sequence MATKVHSFMSSQPTEADFPVTYLNDTATVQVSTRLSVLEAVGFKQTCQNLIQADSKPQEIVIDFQNTTFMDSSGLGALVSNLKYAQEKGTAFALRNVTPQVMAVLNLTGLDQVFSIESLNSVEPIESIQPGDSRKNVVRKVDPLPQTHPSVASWMKRLIDIVGSLVGLVITGFLFIPIAIAIQVNDPGPIFFRQIRCGWMGKHFAIWKFRSMCVDAEAKKSQVKNQVAGAFFKNENDPRITKVGRFLRRTSLDELPQFWNVLKGEMSLVGTRPPTPDEVERYEVPEWQRLDVKPGMTGEWQVNGRSTVRSFEDVIRLDLQYQKNWTLVYDLRLILKTITILFNKNSGAV, from the coding sequence ATGGCAACTAAAGTGCATAGCTTCATGAGTAGCCAACCCACAGAGGCAGATTTCCCTGTTACTTACCTGAACGACACAGCGACAGTGCAAGTGTCTACACGTCTGAGCGTGCTTGAGGCTGTCGGCTTTAAGCAAACCTGCCAAAACTTAATCCAAGCTGATTCAAAACCTCAGGAAATTGTCATTGACTTCCAAAATACTACCTTTATGGATAGTAGTGGATTAGGGGCTTTGGTAAGTAATTTAAAATATGCCCAGGAAAAAGGAACCGCATTCGCACTTCGTAATGTTACTCCCCAAGTCATGGCAGTGCTAAACCTGACAGGATTAGATCAGGTATTTTCTATTGAGTCTCTAAACAGCGTCGAACCAATAGAATCTATTCAGCCTGGAGATAGCCGGAAAAACGTGGTGAGGAAAGTAGATCCGCTACCCCAAACTCATCCTTCTGTGGCCTCGTGGATGAAAAGGTTGATTGATATAGTCGGCTCATTGGTAGGTTTAGTGATTACAGGGTTTTTATTCATTCCGATTGCGATCGCTATTCAAGTCAACGATCCCGGACCAATTTTCTTCCGTCAAATTCGTTGCGGTTGGATGGGTAAACATTTTGCTATTTGGAAATTTCGCTCTATGTGCGTGGATGCGGAAGCGAAAAAATCTCAGGTCAAAAATCAGGTCGCAGGTGCTTTCTTTAAAAATGAGAACGATCCCAGAATTACAAAGGTAGGTCGTTTTCTACGACGCACAAGTCTGGATGAATTACCTCAATTTTGGAACGTCCTCAAAGGCGAAATGAGCTTGGTTGGCACTCGTCCACCTACCCCTGATGAAGTAGAACGTTATGAAGTACCTGAGTGGCAACGTTTGGATGTTAAACCTGGCATGACAGGCGAATGGCAAGTAAACGGACGCTCTACAGTCCGCAGTTTTGAGGATGTAATTCGCTTAGATTTGCAGTATCAAAAAAATTGGACTTTAGTTTACGATTTAAGGCTGATTCTCAAAACCATAACCATATTGTTTAACAAAAACAGTGGGGCTGTTTAA
- the rsfS gene encoding ribosome silencing factor — MTDYFQGNFPLQSVPLTKNTVSSSIAETEEVSEKLARTIAEAGSERKAGEILLLKVADVSYLSDYFVMMTGYSRVQVRAIAQSIEAKVESDLQRRPLRTEGKAEGSWVLQDYGDVIVHIMMPKEREFYNLEAFWIHAERISLPNSDDGEDKPK; from the coding sequence ATGACTGATTATTTCCAAGGAAATTTCCCATTACAATCTGTCCCTCTGACAAAGAATACAGTAAGCAGTTCAATAGCTGAAACAGAAGAGGTGAGTGAAAAACTGGCTAGAACCATTGCCGAAGCAGGATCGGAACGCAAAGCAGGTGAGATTTTATTGCTCAAAGTAGCAGATGTCTCTTACCTGTCAGATTATTTTGTGATGATGACTGGCTATTCTAGAGTACAAGTAAGAGCGATCGCTCAATCAATTGAGGCCAAAGTCGAAAGCGACCTGCAACGCCGCCCCTTAAGGACAGAAGGAAAAGCTGAAGGAAGTTGGGTGCTACAAGATTATGGCGACGTGATTGTTCACATTATGATGCCCAAAGAACGAGAGTTTTATAATTTAGAAGCGTTCTGGATTCATGCAGAACGGATTTCGCTACCAAACTCCGATGACGGTGAGGATAAGCCAAAATGA
- the deoC gene encoding deoxyribose-phosphate aldolase — MAADYPNIDIAPFIDHSLLLPTATPEQVAQWCDEAYRFNFATVCIQPCYVKQAVELLHNKNPKVCTVIGFPTGSTTSAVKFYEAQEALENGAEELDLMINLGWLKAGKTEEVHQEIATICEVAGQCVKVILETSLLTDPEKRIAAEIAMEAGAAFLKTSTGWNGGATVADVQMLKEIARERVGIKASGGIRTHNEALDLIMAGATRLGTSRGINLLRQRNHVEKEKGE, encoded by the coding sequence ATGGCAGCAGACTATCCAAACATTGATATTGCGCCATTTATCGATCACTCCCTCCTGTTACCAACTGCCACTCCAGAACAGGTGGCTCAGTGGTGTGATGAAGCATACAGGTTTAACTTTGCGACGGTTTGCATACAACCCTGCTATGTCAAGCAAGCAGTGGAACTCCTCCACAACAAAAATCCCAAAGTTTGTACGGTGATTGGCTTTCCTACAGGTTCGACAACTTCAGCCGTCAAGTTTTACGAAGCTCAGGAAGCCTTGGAAAATGGCGCTGAGGAGTTAGATTTGATGATTAACTTAGGCTGGTTAAAAGCTGGAAAAACTGAAGAAGTTCACCAGGAAATTGCTACAATTTGTGAAGTGGCTGGGCAATGTGTCAAGGTAATTTTAGAAACTAGCCTACTCACAGACCCAGAAAAAAGAATAGCTGCGGAAATAGCTATGGAAGCAGGTGCAGCTTTCTTAAAAACTAGTACAGGTTGGAATGGCGGTGCAACGGTAGCGGATGTGCAGATGTTGAAAGAAATAGCACGGGAACGTGTGGGAATTAAAGCATCAGGGGGTATTCGCACCCACAACGAAGCCCTAGATTTAATCATGGCAGGTGCGACAAGATTAGGCACATCTCGTGGTATTAATTTGCTCCGTCAGCGCAATCACGTAGAAAAAGAAAAGGGTGAGTAG
- a CDS encoding DUF697 domain-containing protein, translating into MLDTWHDSIVQVGEFGLLSALAVGGGLWLLQKNRPGEQLDDMVVDRASVESAISQTEAVINQLAQEAANHPALESLREQLVKLPLELDRREIQVAVTGGKSVGKSTVIQILKTLDTTSLHFSETAPLFTELGENSNVAILSEVQKSDFVLFLTNGDLTDSEFQVLQQLKAAKQPTLLVFNKQDQYMPDERATVLQSLKQRMSGNVVATAASPVSVKVRKHEADGSVQEWMEQPAPEIQQLTQQLGEVLAQQGKQLVCTTTLRKVLLLKAEAKDCLNGVRRDRSTPIIEQNQWIAAAAAFANPIPALDILATAAINAQMVMDLGNIYQQKISLEQAQQVAGTMGSLMLKLGLVELSTRAVTGILKTNAVTFVAGGMVEGVSAAYLTRVAGLSLVEYFEQQEIALETGNGLNLEKLRQVLQTVFQQNQKMAVLEAFVKQGVKRLLPEAKPVEVVG; encoded by the coding sequence ATGTTAGACACTTGGCATGATTCAATAGTTCAAGTGGGAGAATTCGGACTCCTGAGTGCTTTAGCTGTCGGTGGGGGTTTGTGGTTATTGCAGAAAAATCGCCCCGGTGAGCAGCTAGATGATATGGTTGTAGATAGGGCATCTGTAGAAAGTGCAATTTCTCAAACAGAAGCTGTCATCAACCAACTTGCACAAGAAGCCGCAAACCATCCAGCTTTAGAAAGCCTACGCGAACAACTGGTTAAGTTACCCTTAGAGTTAGACAGACGAGAAATTCAAGTTGCTGTCACTGGTGGAAAGTCGGTAGGTAAAAGTACAGTTATTCAAATTCTCAAGACGTTAGATACAACGTCTCTACATTTTTCAGAAACAGCACCTTTGTTTACAGAACTGGGTGAAAATTCAAATGTAGCTATTTTGTCAGAAGTGCAAAAATCTGACTTCGTTTTATTCCTGACAAACGGTGATTTGACAGACTCAGAATTTCAAGTTTTGCAACAACTAAAAGCTGCAAAACAGCCGACATTGCTGGTTTTTAATAAACAAGACCAGTATATGCCAGATGAACGCGCTACGGTTCTACAGTCTTTAAAACAGCGAATGTCAGGTAATGTGGTAGCGACTGCGGCTTCTCCCGTTTCTGTGAAAGTTAGAAAACATGAAGCTGATGGTTCTGTGCAAGAATGGATGGAACAACCAGCACCAGAAATTCAACAGTTAACGCAGCAGTTAGGGGAAGTTTTAGCACAGCAAGGAAAGCAGCTAGTTTGTACGACGACTCTGCGGAAAGTGCTGTTATTGAAAGCTGAGGCGAAAGATTGTTTAAATGGGGTACGGCGCGATCGCTCTACACCCATCATAGAACAAAATCAGTGGATAGCTGCTGCTGCTGCTTTTGCTAACCCAATTCCCGCTTTAGATATATTAGCAACTGCGGCTATTAACGCTCAAATGGTGATGGATTTGGGTAATATTTATCAACAAAAAATTTCCTTAGAACAAGCGCAACAAGTAGCCGGAACTATGGGAAGCTTAATGTTGAAATTAGGTTTAGTGGAACTTTCTACAAGGGCTGTTACTGGTATTCTCAAAACTAACGCTGTTACTTTCGTTGCTGGGGGAATGGTGGAAGGAGTGAGTGCTGCTTATTTAACTAGAGTTGCTGGGTTAAGTTTAGTTGAGTATTTTGAACAGCAAGAAATAGCTTTAGAAACCGGAAATGGTTTGAACCTGGAAAAATTACGCCAAGTTCTACAAACAGTATTCCAGCAGAATCAAAAAATGGCTGTTTTGGAAGCTTTTGTTAAGCAAGGTGTGAAACGTTTGTTACCGGAAGCGAAGCCAGTTGAAGTTGTCGGATAA